The proteins below come from a single Felis catus isolate Fca126 chromosome A1, F.catus_Fca126_mat1.0, whole genome shotgun sequence genomic window:
- the FASTKD3 gene encoding FAST kinase domain-containing protein 3, mitochondrial isoform X1, whose protein sequence is MALITLRRNLYHLSDFRMHGALAALKNHPVNHVRKMVKGRLCPWFPSLQPEPCRVRFHHACCKKFHSENGDALHPLGEPVFSQAHDWAGPEQNPESLDEQMFYRRLNDLDSSADVLHFIGTLQPLPDSLAAGALQRICEVEKKDGNHKLPKGILENGVFQDLCVRFEQESPSLSDTALVTALQALSLLYVGPQSNLLLNLVAESRHRVKRGGLEVRSLCILGESLIRLQGPGDETLELIIYQLQGEKLETFAPEDIVALYRILQACAEKVDRHQAFLNKINSFSLSVVSTLSPTLMSQMLTALVALDQTQALPLVIKLGKYAVRHIPHFTHEELRKVLEAFIYFGHNDRFFTTALERHVASLCLTLDPEVISTVTEYCGRKQILSRPIFDAVAETFVGQSEKFSPRQVSELIEPFGKLNYLPPNASALFRKLENLLLTRFDYFPPKTLLKILHSCSLIECHPVNFMAKIFSPYFLQQLQGEESSVDRLSLAQLTQLFLTSVLECPFYKGRKLLPKYQVRSFLTPCCSLETPVDFQLYKSVRIGLIDLLGARMYFASKVLTPYCYTIDVEIKLDEEGLVLPFTIDEDVHKRLALCIDDPKRFSLNSRHLLGKEAIKQRHLRLLGYQVVQIPYYEIEMLKSRVELVEYLQRKLFPHNVGIRW, encoded by the exons ATGGCTTTGATTACCTTGCGGAGGAACCTTTACCATTTATCCGATTTTCGGATGCATGGAGCGCTGGCCGCTCTGAAAAATCACCCCGTAAACCATGTTCGCAAGATGGTCAAGGGGCGTCTGTGTCCGTGGTTCCCTTCACTACAACCCGAGCCTTGCAGGGTCAGGTTCCATCATGCCTGTTGTAAAAAGTTCCACTCGGAAAACGGAGACGCCCTGCATCCACTTGGTGAGCCAGTGTTCTCTCAAGCACACGATTGGGCTGGGCCTGAACAAAATCCTGAAAGCCTGGACGAACAGATGTTTTACAGGAGACTCAACGACTTGGATTCCTCAGCAGACGTGTTACATTTTATAGGCACGCTGCAACCTTTGCCTGATAGCCTGGCAGCAGGAGCCTTGCAACGGATCtgtgaagtggaaaaaaaagatggcaatCACAAGCTGCCAAAAGGAATACTAGAGAATGGTGTCTTTCAAGATTTATGCGTTCGGTTTGAGCAGGAATCCCCGAGTCTGTCGGACACTGCTTTGGTGACTGCTCTGCAAGCTCTGAGTCTGTTGTACGTGGGCCCTCAGAGTAACTTGTTACTAAACCTGGTGGCAGAAAGCCGCCATCGTGTCAAGAGAGGTGGCCTGGAAGTCCGCAGTCTCTGTATCCTTGGGGAAAGTCTGATTAGACTGCAGGGTCCGGGCGATGAGACACTAGAACTGATTATATATCAACTGCAAggggaaaaattggaaacatttgCCCCTGAGGATATTGTGGCCCTTTACAGAATACTGCAGGCATGTGCTGAAAAAGTGGACCGACACCAAGCGTTTCTAAACAAGATAAACAGCTTTTCCCTGTCGGTCGTTTCCACCTTGAGTCCTACGCTGATGAGTCAAATGCTCACTGCCCTAGTGGCTCTTGATCAAACTCAAGCACTTCCTCTGGTtataaaattgggaaaatacGCTGTGAGGCATATCCCTCATTTTACTCATGAAGAGCTCAGAAAAGTCCTGGAGGCTTTCATTTACTTTGGGCACAATGACCGATTTTTTACAACAGCCCTGGAGCGACACGTGGCCTCACTGTGTCTCACTTTGGATCCTGAGGTCATCAGCACAGTCACGGAGTACTGCGGTAGGAAACAGATTCTTTCAAGACCCATCTTCGATGCGGTGGCGGAAACTTTTGTTGGCCAGTCGGAGAAATTTTCACCTCGTCAGGTTTCCGAGTTAATTGAACCGTTTGGAAAACTCAATTATTTGCCACCGAACGCTTCTGCTTTATTCAGAAAGCTAGAAAACCTGTTACTCACTCGTTTCGATTATTTTCCACCCAAAACGTTATTGAAAATTCTCCATTCGTGTTCACTCATCGAATGCCATCCGGTCAACTTTATGGCAAAAATATTCAGCCCTTATTTTCTTCAACAGCTGCAAG GGGAAGAATCGTCCGTGGACAGACTGAGCCTCGCACAGCTGACCCAACTGTTCCTAACCTCAGTGCTAGAATGCCCTTTCTATAAG GGTCGGAAACTTCTTCCTAAATACCAAGTGAGGTCATTTCTTACTCCGTGCTGTTCTCTGGAGACGCCTGTGGATTTTCAGCTTTACAAATCTGTGAGGATTGGACTGATTGACCTTCTGGGCGCAAGAATGTATTTTGCTTCAAAAGTGTTAACGCCCTATTGTTATACAATAG ATGTGGAAATTAAATTAGACGAAGAAGGATTAGTATTGCCATTTACGATTGATGAAGATGTGCATAAAAG GTTAGCACTATGCATTGATGATCCAAAAAGATTTTCTCTGAATAGCAGACACTTACTGGGAAAGGAAGCTATTAAACAGAGACACCTGCGCCTTCTTGGTTATCAGGTTGTTCAG ATCCCCTATTATGAGATTGAGatgctaaaatcaagagttgaattgGTGGAATATTTGCAGAGAAAACTATTTCCTCACAACGTGGGCATTCGTTGGTAA
- the FASTKD3 gene encoding FAST kinase domain-containing protein 3, mitochondrial isoform X2 has product MALITLRRNLYHLSDFRMHGALAALKNHPVNHVRKMVKGRLCPWFPSLQPEPCRVRFHHACCKKFHSENGDALHPLGEPVFSQAHDWAGPEQNPESLDEQMFYRRLNDLDSSADVLHFIGTLQPLPDSLAAGALQRICEVEKKDGNHKLPKGILENGVFQDLCVRFEQESPSLSDTALVTALQALSLLYVGPQSNLLLNLVAESRHRVKRGGLEVRSLCILGESLIRLQGPGDETLELIIYQLQGEKLETFAPEDIVALYRILQACAEKVDRHQAFLNKINSFSLSVVSTLSPTLMSQMLTALVALDQTQALPLVIKLGKYAVRHIPHFTHEELRKVLEAFIYFGHNDRFFTTALERHVASLCLTLDPEVISTVTEYCGRKQILSRPIFDAVAETFVGQSEKFSPRQVSELIEPFGKLNYLPPNASALFRKLENLLLTRFDYFPPKTLLKILHSCSLIECHPVNFMAKIFSPYFLQQLQGEESSVDRLSLAQLTQLFLTSVLECPFYKGRKLLPKYQVRSFLTPCCSLETPVDFQLYKSVRIGLIDLLGARMYFASKVLTPYCYTIDVEIKLDEEGLVLPFTIDEDVHKRSPIMRLRC; this is encoded by the exons ATGGCTTTGATTACCTTGCGGAGGAACCTTTACCATTTATCCGATTTTCGGATGCATGGAGCGCTGGCCGCTCTGAAAAATCACCCCGTAAACCATGTTCGCAAGATGGTCAAGGGGCGTCTGTGTCCGTGGTTCCCTTCACTACAACCCGAGCCTTGCAGGGTCAGGTTCCATCATGCCTGTTGTAAAAAGTTCCACTCGGAAAACGGAGACGCCCTGCATCCACTTGGTGAGCCAGTGTTCTCTCAAGCACACGATTGGGCTGGGCCTGAACAAAATCCTGAAAGCCTGGACGAACAGATGTTTTACAGGAGACTCAACGACTTGGATTCCTCAGCAGACGTGTTACATTTTATAGGCACGCTGCAACCTTTGCCTGATAGCCTGGCAGCAGGAGCCTTGCAACGGATCtgtgaagtggaaaaaaaagatggcaatCACAAGCTGCCAAAAGGAATACTAGAGAATGGTGTCTTTCAAGATTTATGCGTTCGGTTTGAGCAGGAATCCCCGAGTCTGTCGGACACTGCTTTGGTGACTGCTCTGCAAGCTCTGAGTCTGTTGTACGTGGGCCCTCAGAGTAACTTGTTACTAAACCTGGTGGCAGAAAGCCGCCATCGTGTCAAGAGAGGTGGCCTGGAAGTCCGCAGTCTCTGTATCCTTGGGGAAAGTCTGATTAGACTGCAGGGTCCGGGCGATGAGACACTAGAACTGATTATATATCAACTGCAAggggaaaaattggaaacatttgCCCCTGAGGATATTGTGGCCCTTTACAGAATACTGCAGGCATGTGCTGAAAAAGTGGACCGACACCAAGCGTTTCTAAACAAGATAAACAGCTTTTCCCTGTCGGTCGTTTCCACCTTGAGTCCTACGCTGATGAGTCAAATGCTCACTGCCCTAGTGGCTCTTGATCAAACTCAAGCACTTCCTCTGGTtataaaattgggaaaatacGCTGTGAGGCATATCCCTCATTTTACTCATGAAGAGCTCAGAAAAGTCCTGGAGGCTTTCATTTACTTTGGGCACAATGACCGATTTTTTACAACAGCCCTGGAGCGACACGTGGCCTCACTGTGTCTCACTTTGGATCCTGAGGTCATCAGCACAGTCACGGAGTACTGCGGTAGGAAACAGATTCTTTCAAGACCCATCTTCGATGCGGTGGCGGAAACTTTTGTTGGCCAGTCGGAGAAATTTTCACCTCGTCAGGTTTCCGAGTTAATTGAACCGTTTGGAAAACTCAATTATTTGCCACCGAACGCTTCTGCTTTATTCAGAAAGCTAGAAAACCTGTTACTCACTCGTTTCGATTATTTTCCACCCAAAACGTTATTGAAAATTCTCCATTCGTGTTCACTCATCGAATGCCATCCGGTCAACTTTATGGCAAAAATATTCAGCCCTTATTTTCTTCAACAGCTGCAAG GGGAAGAATCGTCCGTGGACAGACTGAGCCTCGCACAGCTGACCCAACTGTTCCTAACCTCAGTGCTAGAATGCCCTTTCTATAAG GGTCGGAAACTTCTTCCTAAATACCAAGTGAGGTCATTTCTTACTCCGTGCTGTTCTCTGGAGACGCCTGTGGATTTTCAGCTTTACAAATCTGTGAGGATTGGACTGATTGACCTTCTGGGCGCAAGAATGTATTTTGCTTCAAAAGTGTTAACGCCCTATTGTTATACAATAG ATGTGGAAATTAAATTAGACGAAGAAGGATTAGTATTGCCATTTACGATTGATGAAGATGTGCATAAAAG ATCCCCTATTATGAGATTGAGatgctaa